One Salvia miltiorrhiza cultivar Shanhuang (shh) chromosome 6, IMPLAD_Smil_shh, whole genome shotgun sequence genomic window, tttgatgcaataaggatgtcatcaatataaacaaacataaacgaagaataatctttgaagagattatccatcttcctttggaatatctgaggcgcgttggctaaccccattggcatgacattccagacataatgtccttgtggagttgagaaggctgtgaacttcttactcccttcctccatgcggaTCTGGTAAAAAcccgatttgcaatcgaactttgagaatacccttgcactacGGATGCAGTTaatgaggtgttctctgcttgggatgaagtatccatcaaactcaagaatgtcattaatccctttataattaatgaccaatcttggctttcctcgcttgatctccccatgatttctcaccagaaatccaggactgctgtagggtgatcttccttcttcgataagtttcaaatcaaggtgttccttgattatactcatcatatcctgttgatcttgagggttcatcaggataggtttgtatcttacgaactcatgctcatttccagttttaactttcaaggttgctctgagctggttcttgtcccaccatgccaaaggatcctcgtggtaacacttctggattctccttttgacgtcggcaatggacacctgttcttcttccttgatatctttgtatgatatcagggagactttgaggatttgagtttcttcctcggagagatttgggaatccctcagttctgcatttgagcaaaacttctccgaatctcctttgatccttcatttggggtctccggagtctgccatcatcaccacgcttgttGCGAAAGTTGATTGGCATcgagcgatgaaaagctcccttgagcctttgcacaatgattttgtggtcacaattggttgtgaacactagcctcctggctttaTTGTCTTGAATATaccgcttgaagctttgcagaaaattatttccaaataatatatctgcgccggtatcatggaaataaattggtagaGTTTTGACCTtataccaaggtgtctgtcctgctccgccgatcaatatttccgtttgttttactccctttgataggagcaaaatctttttggagaaatcccttcctgcaattcgaggtagatcttcttccacttctattggaaagactcctcgttttgctgtacagattcctgctcctgaatccacataagcagcaaaatattctgctttgtatttctcatataacatccctaTAGAGATGTATAtagagaatggacttgtcattggatcatcactttttggcgtccaatggtgatctccattcctcctgatttccatgaccatggtttatatttgtcaaggaaattccGTCCTAGGATCAGGAcgtctgcttcttgtccggcttgtccttcggtctggatttcaaaacctccaacctccagagttccgatgtatcggttgtcgccTGGATTCGCCAAGTAATACAACAtactacaaggaaacttgttttccatgcttgttgtatcaaatctcgtggaaacctgtctccatccttcgggacatttgaacTTGGTTCTCATGTCCggaactggtgtttcctggattgCCCTTCTCTCGTATgattgagagaaacttcttgtaataggccctgaagttagcctatttccttggaatgatagccttggtgcccccagtctgagactctgggtatggctaagcaccggtTTGTCTCCCacatcgatgtcgatttccctgacttggggaatttccactcggtttggaAGGGCTGCCTTGGCAACTTCTTTGAagatttctggaatttcaataaattcttttcccagaaataactccgtatgatgggaatttgataaggcatacgagacttgatacgtcagtgagtatggcctatttccatctgtcatgtactccttctttttgtagtcctgatagagagtcagggctcggctgaaggatgaatcctgtagattataagcgatctgtgggtagaactcggttataatcttcttggcatagagattgcccgaaaaagctccaataactgattctctggcatctctgaCTCTTTTATCGCAGAGTGCGACGTCAATTGGTTGATCTGTCCCTGGGAAAAGGGAAGATTTGAGTACcaattgaattgctccaatatgaatccatttcatcgtacttgcgacttctggcttcattttcttgagatctTGCCTAATATCTTCGGctggaaccagctggatttccacctggtTGCTTGTGATCTCGATTGGAAGCGCcgtttcttggcttgtgacgccaaaatagacatgatgcttcctcttggttggaatcaagctatttaaaactcgattcaatcttccattggaaaacccttggtaggtTTGAACCtcctcggtttccttcttgagttttttcacgagctgcTTCACCACTTCTTTTTGTGGGATCAAaaaatggctagtgaatccatTTTGATCCTCCTGCTGGGTGTGGTGAACCTCGtgctcttctttagtctgactcggctccggttgatccatcggacatctccgaatcttcagaactaaagatttcctcttgctcatatatactctcatcagaggatatattttcgaactgatacacgggtatcaaatCCTTGTGGTAGATggcatcttcgatatccggtgtggattcgaatttcctcatcttgttgtctgggcaatttgtagagatatgcccctttgcaccgcacgtccagcagttacaatccttgaaactttcatttgctttggcctgagtgcgcctgaaagtttttctcgccgggattctcttttgatttgagaatcggtttctggatggtccgctccgttggcccgacttgtaggagcgtgccttctgtctggtccacatggttcttggcttccaagaactcattctggactttctttcatagggttgatacctatgtttatttcggctcctcctttgatacagcaactcagcaccaatctcggttggaagatcaatgttgtcgcacatcaatggggatttcttgttgagtcttctcaatttcttgagatttctttggtccgccgccttctggcaccattcggacagcttcttgtggacatatGACATCCTCCTTGAAGCACTATCCAGTGGATATCCTCTTGGTGAAacatactcgttgatgagcatttccctccatggactcgaAAACTTTGGGAAAAAGAGATCCATGGCTTTCTGATCATCAAcctcccccatatggacatatagggtataaagtcgcagaaattcatcgagagcttttggctctagcaccatcaatcttagattgtaaagtgcctgttgatatttcttgcgtttctcctccgcggatccttcgaaaaaacccattcccaagaaatggattttaatctgctTAGTAATCTCCTTGATGATGTCATACATGGATGGACTACTAAACATTTCTTCCCTTACTGGGATCTCAAGTttgtcccagtattgttttgccatgcctgccaaactggcttcgaagactctggcaaattctttcTTATCGTAATCAATTGTGGCGATTACGACtttcaatgatgaagcccattcgtcgatgagaccctcccattctttgaagcTGGCTTCGTCAAGGTTGAGGATCAAACCATATGGATGGACTGGTTCCAGTGTAACCTTTCCAACAGGAGTATtctgcatctgaggcctccgtcgtcGAGTTCGCTGGaactggcttgcatcgtcttgGGCTGACCCTTTTCCTGACGATTCTTCTTCTTGAGGCTCAATTTTGGGGCcttcatctccttggttcatctttagatcaaccatattgaggttagtaaaagattctgctaactcttgtagatcttccaatccgattctgtcaaggctattcatgatatttgcctttcatgattcggattatgtcctccggctgcaactccttaggttttgcatcgaatagagatgtagacgtcgggtctttggaccattgattccgaatttttccggaacatggttttcgcctttcgatctcttCCATTCttctctggatatcacgcaagagggtaagtatttcctcttgtttgagtgatattctgcttatctccatcggtagttcatacagcttgttgccgtaatattccaccgttttctgaatctcccgcaagttgacattgtcggaagagtctggctcgatcttgtggtagctcgGATAAGCTACTTCCGCCTTGTCTTTTTGTTCCATCAAGTATGATATTGTTGATGGAGGTTGTCTTTGGCTCGCCTATTTGCAGCTCTAGCCATAGCATTCCTTAATAGAGCATCAAGATGCTCCTGGATATTCGTAATGATTTCACGAACATCTTCCTCGTCGTCGTTAATGTTGAGCATGAGTGCTCTCCAAAACCATCGTAATTCGCCTAGCAGGCGACTGTTATCTCTCTCCAAAGATTGGAGAGAAATCCTGTAaacaagacatctcggacactcgtccggatccatgaattttaatggagtctcctcccacataggttaattataaaataaattaaaaactatataattcctctataaaaacccgctctgataccattttcaaCAAGGATCATATTAACTGTTTTTTGCTTaaaagtacgtggcgttgtctcacagtccagacccagattacaaagtaatctatcgggcacgaggaaagtttccagccgatataccgtTTAAGCAtaattataagaaaattttgattttcaatCTGGGGTTTTTGGTACCTTTTGTAAAATAGTTGGGGCTTTGCGCaataaaattttttgaaggggtcAATTTTGAATTTCAGCAATTTGAGATCGTGGGAAATTTGGACCAAAAATTCATTTCGTGGtaaattttggaaaatttggAATTCGTGGGAAAATTGGAATTTCGTCATAGTTGGTGATATTATACGAAACTGTCCCTTTAATATAACCACTATTGATGTTGAGGATATATTTTTGTCAACCACCTGAGAAAATAGtagtagtattaattaattttctagttgagcttataagctaaagagagaatttttagttagggaaagaaaatctttgttagagagataaaatcgaagaaaaataaaattagaataatatatgatgaaaataaaaaattgtagttgaattatttttgtaaaatgagagTTGCTtatataagataatgagaaaataaattgcagtagaggaacttattttttggggagcttataagctagagcttatttttacaatttataagttctttaggatcttattttgccaaacactttaaataagcttataagttgttttaaagagcttataagcacagccaaacaccctcttagtcgAGTATTATATCCACATGATCTGAAATTATGAAAACACTGCAAATAATCTAACACACGCTAAATATCTAGACTAAATTATCAAAATGATGGGATTGACTATAACTCTCTAAATAGCTGCTAAAAATCCGTAAAGGATAAGCATCAAATTATTTCAGACACCAACTAGTACACCGAATGATGTTATACTAACATAAAAAAGTACATCGACTAATACTTGCGAATTGTCCACATAATGATAATATAATAGAGTACATTATCTCACAATAACGAATGGTTCTCATTTAAATAATTTCATGTCTATATAGAGAAATAGAGATAAactaacagtattaaataaagaaattttaaggtcgcgccacaggggactcgaacaTTTTACGACCACATTTTTAAGTGTACGTGACCACAACCTGAACTCCTTGATCTACTGATGGCACAACGATCACAGATCCTTCATCAACCACTGAGTTGATCCAACACGAGGCATAAACAGGCTTGTTTCCTTCACTGAAACATATGCTGTCCAATCCCAGTTCATCCCATGTTCTAGCACATCTCATTCCATTCACACTGTAACCTAGTTTCAAACACTCCAACAGCCCTTGCCTCGACCAGGCTTCAACCCTATCATCCTCATCAGAAGAAGTCACTTTCACAAGCAGAGACAAGCTTGGGGCGAGCTCTCGACCGACGTCGCGCTCGGCCTCTTGCACGCACAACGCAGCGAGATTCTTGCTGTCGGAATCGAGGACCTTTGCTGGGATCTTGAAGATGACACTCTCGGCAGCGTCTTTGGCTGTGTTGGATCCCATCAGCAGAGATGGAGAAGAGGGTGGTGTCCCATGATTGGGGAGGTAGAATGTGGGGATTTGGGGAATTTCATTTGTTGAAACTAACTTGCTGTGGAGATTGGCCCATTTCTTGATGATGGCTGTTAGGGCAAAGGGATCAGCAAGGAGGAGGCTGCAGCTTATCCCAATTGAGTATCCTCCACATCTGAAGTTTGTCACCTGGAATTACACAAAGctgagtttaaaattatttaaggccattatcttagggctatttgcaaaaatatgccattatttttcggacttgcaaaaatagacCAATTATCTtagtttttggcatttttaggcaATATTTGAGCTCAAATGTGGCCTATAAATGCTGAATTGAGCTcaaatgtggcctaaaaatgccaaaaaaactaaaataattggcctatttttgcaagttcgAAAAATAGTGGccctaaataattttaaactccaCAAAGCTTTCACTCAAGTTATACTTGAATTATAGAGCCGGGAATTTAGGACAGTAATCTAGActgatttgaaaattataataaaaatatttatatttattgatCTTATGACAGAATAGTAATTCTGCTGCcaatgaaaaatgaaatgatTTTCTCTCTACGTCGGTATTAACAATTTAGAACTTTTTTGTGAATCGAAACAGCAATACAGCATGTCATATTTATGGCATCTTATCAATATACATTAAATGCTATGATGCCTCTATTCCCCAATAATAAATTTATGCAATCACGCCGTGGCTACTcataaattaattgaattgaattttttaaataaaaataagatttaattattttactatattatttatattgtaGCTTTataactttttcattttttagaaaaataaaaaattaaaaaaaattacagtgTGAACAatacaattaaataattaagtaaaTCATTTTTTTCCTATTAGCTTAATATGGATATTTAGCATAGCTCATTCTCGAATATTTGTTTacttttctaaaataaaaagttaagaAACTAAAATATTTGCATTGAGAACAAGATTAAAATAGTAAAGTTGACATTATTTTAgggggttattgccataaaattcATCAAGTTTGcaaattttctggtttatatcatgactttttatttttgccaaaaaatacatgaatttagtATTGATTCTTAAATATCTCATACATTTCTATTTCGCCCAAATCCAATCttaggtggcagccggaattgccTGCGTGTAATAAACGGCCGATGATAAAATGACATCACTTTGTTCTGCATTATACGATGTTGTTTGGTTATATTAAGTTGGGAAATTTTAATTGGGCATAAAATTAGGGTAAGCTACTCTTTTTTCTTTGCTAAAGAAGCAGAACACGCAGAGAAGAAGGAGTTCTGCAAATGTTGGGCTTTGGCTTGCTACAACAACAGGATTTAGGAAGCATAAGTTGGGCAATCTTTAATTGGGCATAAAAGTAGGGTAAATATCTCACTTTCATCGTTAAAGAATAAGAATGCTAAAGAGAGGTTGGGGCTTTGGCTCGCTACAACAACAACATTGATGGGTGATTATTTTCTCGTTCGTCATCGAGCGCGAGGAATATAACATAACCTACTCGATTTTTCTATTATAACATTGCTGCGGTGATTATTTTCTGTTGTTAGCCTCTCTTGTTCTTATTTTCAGTGATTGAGTTTGCTTATGATTTTGATTTTTCGCTTGTGCTTCAGTTGGGGGATGACTGTGGATTTTGGGAATGGAAGGATCAAGACGAGTTTTCTAAGGATTAGGAACGAAAGGGACAATGCGAAGATGCAAATTTCCAGTCGAGCTGTTGTTATGAATTTCCCAAGTGAAGAAGCCCATAAAGAAGATGAAGACTTGAAGTTGTTGAAAAAATCAATTGCCGATAATATGAAACGTATGGAATTGATGATTAGGATTAGGAATCAGTTTTTTGTGGAATCGGTTTGGAGCAGAAGCTTAGGAATCAGTTTTCTGTGGTGGTCTGTTGGAGCAGAACTTTCATAAATCAACCAAGCAAATAAGGCGACAAGCTCCAGCAAGTTTTCGTCCTTTTGTGTTTTGATTAGGGCTTTTGTTTAGTTATTAtcttttgtttgtttattttaatcGATGACCACATAAATTGAAAAGGTGCTTTGTTTTGTTTAAGTTAATCGATGACATCATAaagaattttcaattttttactcaattaattaaatctcatCTGTGCCACATAAGCCACGTAAATGACACATAAGTTTTGATTTCGCCGAAGTTACTCATCGTGGGATATTTAAGAATCAATactaaattcatgtattttttgacaaaaataaaaagtcatAATACAAACCAGAAATTTTGCAAACTTGATgaattttatggcaataaccccttattTTAGTATAAATAACAATTAAGTACTTcttccgtccatgaaagaactttctaggaggTAGTGgtatgagttttaagaaaaaagttgttgagtgtattaagaGTAGAGAAAAAGTTATTGAATGTATTGGAAGTGaagaaaatgtgttataattaatattgagagttgtggaaaagtgaaaagtaagtaattataagtggtggggtatagtccaaaaataagtaggaaatttttttatggacatcccaaaaaagaaatatatgaaaatttttcgTGAATGGATGAAGTATTTGATAACGAATTATATTTTCAGATGGAAAAATTTATTGGGAAAAAGGAAGAGGGATACATACGCTCAATCATACtcttttaaaatacaaaatggGATGCCTTGAATGTTTGTTAGTCACGATTCAAACTTAAATCCtaaataattacataattaatCTGCCGGCgagaattttatttttcgtgaaaaatgagaaaaagaatAAATCAATACAATAATTCACGAATAACCATACCTAGTTAACATGGTGAAAATCACGCCCTTTTTAGAATTCAAACCCAGACAAAAATGCTTATTCGTGCGTTACAttgatttttattaaaagaaattattgacttatttgCGCGTGTTCTCACgcattctcaattctcaacacATTTAACATTCTCAACGAAACATTTCTCGTTAATCAACTAagtcaaaaaaagaaagaaagaaagaaagagaactAACCTGGACATAAAAGAGTGGAGAAAAGTGAGGGGTATGGTGAAGAAGATCCTCCCAGAAAACAAGCTGAGCTAGGGcttctctcttctcctccattGCCACAAAAGCACCCAACTCCATCTCCGCCTTGCTCTCCACCAATCGAGCGCCGGAATCATTCGACACAATCTGCAAAAAATTATCAGTCTCTTGGCACCACCGCAGCCTCCCGGCGAGCAAGGGCTGCTCCTGCATGGCTCTTCCCAGCGACTCCTTTATCCGCCCGGCCACCACCCATCCGGAGTCGTCGGAGGAGGCCTTGTTGTAGCAGAGGACCACGTGGAAGCGCCGCTGCAGCGCCGCCGTGGAGCTGATCACAGTCGCCGCGATTCTGCTTGATAGTTGCCTCGGATCAGTTGGCTTTGTTGGAACCACCGTTTGAATTCCTTCCACGCGCACTTTGCCGCCATTCACGCCGGAATTTGCCATTTCTTCTTTTCTGAAGAGGCACTAGCCTCTTAAATAAGGTCGAATTGATTTTGAGACAATCGATGCTCTAGCGagattattactccctccgttccgggTTTTTAGTATCAATTTGAGAGCGacacacaagttttaataaaatggtcgagtgtgttgtgagtgaataagggtcccaccttTTATGTgcagtgttaaaataattaaagtagagTAAGGGTCTCAcatacttttattaaaaatagaaacagatactaaaatgtgggatgaaaaaaagaaaaattggatactaaaagttgggacgaatatattattattattagtagtaATATGTGTTGGTTTGGAATTTATGAGCCTTATTTGAGTGACAAGAGTTTCACTACAACTACTAATTATATATGGATTAATTAGTTAGTTAGTTAGGTTGTGCCACCTCAAAGAGACGACAACTCAATCAATAGTGTTTATAATTTGAGATGTtcattaattgaaaaaacaacAACAAGGGCTCATTTGGATTGTTGAggtaataaatatatatgatttgATTGAGTAGAGCAGGTTTCATGAAATGTAAATTGTGTGATTGTATTACAAAATTTTAGTGATTTAGAATAAATTATCGACCATGCATGCATGTTTGAATTGAAtgatactctcttcgtccctcgtatttatgcatattttttctttttgatatgTCTCCCAAATTTATGTACACTCTATTTTGGATACTATTCGTATACTATAATATTCACAATTTTATCCTTataacttatactccctccgtcccaatttttagtatccatatttttttagatGTTCCACATTTTTatatccatttttattttttattaaattaaagtaGATGAGACCATTACTCCACTTTATATGATTTTAACATTCACACAAAATGTAaaacccttattccactcacaatacactcaaccactttattaaaattcgtgcctcTCAAttgaatactccctccgtccacgaaatgagtacccatatttcctttttcgtccgtccacgaaatgagtacgcatttccctttttggcaagtgtaccccacaaaactctttaattaatacactaaaaaatgtgggacccttatactattcacactacactcaatacatttcttaaaacccgtgccgtccacaaatgagtactcatttcgtggacggagggagtattaaagttgggacggagagagtactattTTACTCACAATTTATTTAACAATATCTCAATGTGAGACAATTTCTCCACTATAATActccaaatatttttttttattaaaattcgtggcATGGTTAACTATGTATATTTATAGGAGATAGAGGGAGTACAACTAAAACCAAATGTTGATCATGTCCCTTTAAAACGATATAATGGTGCAATATTTCTTAAGCCAGACGTCTTAGATTCGAAATTAATAGGTTCAAATCTATCTCATCTGATTTTTCACTAAGGAGTACATTTACTTTGATGGTAAAGTTTTTATTGTAAAAGATGgataagaaaaagtaaaaaaatatacattctTCTCAGTTTTTATCATATACATTAGAGATggaaagatgagaaaatgtgaCAAAATTCACACCATTATCCaaagataatactccctccgtccacgaaatgagtacccatatttcctttttcgtccgtccacgaaatgagtacccatttccctttttggcaagtgaaCCCCACACAAtcctttaattaatactcaaaaaaagtgagacccttaaactattcacactacactccatacatttcttaaaacccgtgccgtccacaaatgggtactcatttcgtggacggagggagtattatctaACGTTGAAGAAAAAATGTGTAAAAAGGGGTTGCCCGAGAAAATATTCTACCATAActgaagaaaattttctatcaaaataaacatgtgaaaatagtaaaaaattgatgaaaatatttattatctctcattttccatcaaagtaaacaaactCTATAATTTACCTATCATATATGGTTTATAAACTATTGACATCGAATTCCTATGGACGaaagataaatattttatatgtcCATGAAATTGTAGTCTTATCATCATTTTCGTCTGTTCATAAaaaattgtagttttttttaagAAACTATTC contains:
- the LOC130987851 gene encoding shikimate O-hydroxycinnamoyltransferase; translation: MANSGVNGGKVRVEGIQTVVPTKPTDPRQLSSRIAATVISSTAALQRRFHVVLCYNKASSDDSGWVVAGRIKESLGRAMQEQPLLAGRLRWCQETDNFLQIVSNDSGARLVESKAEMELGAFVAMEEKREALAQLVFWEDLLHHTPHFSPLFYVQVTNFRCGGYSIGISCSLLLADPFALTAIIKKWANLHSKLVSTNEIPQIPTFYLPNHGTPPSSPSLLMGSNTAKDAAESVIFKIPAKVLDSDSKNLAALCVQEAERDVGRELAPSLSLLVKVTSSDEDDRVEAWSRQGLLECLKLGYSVNGMRCARTWDELGLDSICFSEGNKPVYASCWINSVVDEGSVIVVPSVDQGVQVVVTYT